In Candidatus Bathyarchaeota archaeon, one genomic interval encodes:
- the kynU gene encoding kynureninase — protein MTNHRFETREDFAHKLDSEDPLARFRQRFYIPKGTIYMDGNSLGLLSKDSESSVFRVLNEWKSLGITAWLRAKRPWFYLAEELGAMCAKLVGAEHEEVVATGTTTVNIHSLVNTFYQPNGKRKKILADELDFPSDIYALTSAIRLKGLNPSKNLILVPSADDRLLDESKIVELMDEEVALVFLPSILYRSGQLLNMQYLTDEAHDRRIPIGFDCCHSVGVVQHYFDKWDVDFALWCSYKYLNGGPGGTAFLYVNKKNFDRKPALAGWFGYVKNKQFDMSLSFEHSKSAGGWQISSPAILSSAPIEGSLKIILEAGMQAIRKKSLKITSYLMYLVDETLSEAPYNFKIGTPREAQRRGGHVAIEHKEAMRISEALRARGVVSDYRPPNIVRTAPIPLYNTYYEVWKFVQHLREIIDKKEYVKFPKERRMIS, from the coding sequence ATAACGAATCATAGATTTGAGACAAGAGAGGATTTCGCACATAAGCTCGACTCTGAGGATCCTCTTGCGAGGTTCAGACAGAGATTTTACATCCCTAAAGGAACAATTTACATGGATGGAAACTCTCTCGGCCTTCTATCGAAAGATTCTGAAAGTTCAGTTTTCCGGGTACTGAACGAGTGGAAGTCTCTTGGGATAACGGCTTGGCTCAGAGCGAAGCGTCCATGGTTTTATCTTGCTGAAGAGCTTGGTGCGATGTGCGCAAAGCTTGTCGGCGCAGAACATGAGGAAGTAGTTGCCACAGGCACGACCACTGTCAATATACACTCACTTGTGAATACCTTCTACCAGCCCAATGGAAAAAGGAAAAAAATACTTGCGGATGAACTTGATTTTCCATCCGATATATACGCTTTAACGAGTGCAATAAGACTTAAAGGATTGAATCCTAGCAAGAATCTCATTCTTGTCCCGAGCGCGGATGACCGCTTGTTAGATGAGAGCAAAATTGTTGAATTGATGGATGAAGAAGTGGCGCTGGTTTTTCTTCCTTCCATATTGTATCGAAGTGGGCAACTCCTCAATATGCAATATCTTACGGATGAAGCACATGATAGGAGAATACCAATAGGTTTTGATTGTTGTCACTCCGTCGGTGTTGTACAACATTACTTTGATAAATGGGATGTGGATTTCGCCCTTTGGTGCAGTTACAAGTATTTGAATGGGGGGCCTGGCGGTACAGCCTTCCTATACGTGAACAAGAAGAACTTTGATCGTAAGCCCGCACTTGCCGGCTGGTTTGGATACGTTAAAAATAAACAGTTCGATATGTCTCTCAGTTTTGAACATTCCAAAAGTGCAGGAGGGTGGCAAATATCATCGCCAGCGATTTTGAGTTCGGCACCGATTGAAGGCTCCCTTAAGATAATTCTTGAAGCTGGAATGCAAGCAATAAGAAAGAAGTCTCTAAAAATAACTTCATATTTGATGTACTTAGTTGACGAAACCCTCTCTGAGGCTCCGTACAATTTCAAAATTGGAACACCAAGAGAAGCTCAACGCAGGGGCGGACATGTTGCCATTGAACATAAAGAAGCCATGAGAATAAGTGAAGCTCTAAGAGCAAGAGGCGTGGTCTCTGATTATAGACCCCCGAATATTGTAAGGACTGCTCCCATACCTCTCTATAACACTTATTATGAAGTCTGGAAGTTTGTTCAGCATCTAAGAGAAATAATCGATAAAAAAGAGTACGTGAAGTTTCCGAAGGAAAGACGGATGATATCTTAA
- a CDS encoding GIY-YIG nuclease family protein has translation MAYYVYVLLCEDGSYYTGHAKDVEFRFRQHKRGVGARYTRMHRPVRVAYVEEFGSRGAAVRRERAVKRLSHEGKRRLAGA, from the coding sequence ATGGCGTATTATGTTTATGTACTTCTTTGTGAAGATGGAAGCTATTATACGGGGCATGCTAAGGATGTAGAGTTTCGTTTCAGGCAGCATAAGCGGGGAGTTGGTGCCAGATATACTCGAATGCATAGGCCTGTGAGAGTCGCTTATGTTGAGGAGTTCGGTTCGCGTGGGGCGGCTGTGCGTAGAGAGAGAGCAGTTAAACGGTTGAGCCATGAGGGTAAACGGAGACTTGCTGGGGCTTGA
- a CDS encoding putative metallopeptidase encodes MSIKYYEAPDIKQLVNAILVELKFTHIDPRYVYCFRSRGSKSKRTIARIHSLEKLWQKALKTHPRYLIEVIAERYDKLNQIDREKVLIHELLHIPKAFSGGFRPHKGYINKKTINKLQKALKHRKNTYQTTQ; translated from the coding sequence ATGAGCATAAAATACTACGAAGCTCCAGACATAAAACAACTCGTCAACGCAATACTAGTGGAACTAAAATTCACCCACATAGACCCCAGATACGTTTACTGCTTCAGAAGCAGAGGCTCCAAATCAAAACGCACAATAGCCCGAATCCACAGCCTAGAAAAACTCTGGCAAAAAGCCCTAAAAACACACCCACGATACCTAATCGAAGTAATTGCCGAAAGATACGACAAACTCAACCAAATAGACAGAGAAAAAGTCCTAATCCACGAACTACTACACATACCCAAAGCATTCTCCGGAGGCTTCAGACCCCACAAAGGCTACATCAACAAAAAAACAATAAACAAACTCCAGAAAGCCTTAAAACATCGCAAAAACACCTACCAAACCACTCAATGA